One Candidatus Binatia bacterium DNA window includes the following coding sequences:
- the petB gene encoding cytochrome bc complex cytochrome b subunit, with the protein MEKKKSRLWLWLDERLGLADIEEIARKKEVPVHRHTFWYYFGGMTLFLFAVQVVTGILLLLYYRPSASEAFESVEFLMTEVEFGWLVRSVHAWSANLMILVLFVHFFSVLFLKSYRRPREITWMSGVALLALALAFGFTGYLLPWNELAFFATRVGTEIPGVLPVVGPFLRTLLRGGEDVTGATLTRFYGVHVAILPALTTAFLGLHLYLVQRHGMSVPESVAREGRPLRTIPFFPNFLLRDLVGWLSALAVLAALAAYYPVELGEKADPFAPAPAGIRPEWYFMFLFQTLKMIPSYVAGIEGEVLGVVAFGLGGLFLFVVPLLDTERSGRLRSLAFRAFGVALLAYMIALTAIGYVASPTK; encoded by the coding sequence GTGGAAAAGAAGAAAAGCCGCCTCTGGCTCTGGCTCGACGAGAGGCTCGGGCTTGCCGACATCGAGGAGATCGCAAGGAAAAAGGAAGTCCCGGTCCACCGTCACACCTTCTGGTACTACTTCGGCGGGATGACGCTCTTTCTTTTCGCCGTGCAGGTCGTAACCGGCATCCTGCTCCTCCTCTACTACCGGCCGAGTGCGAGCGAGGCGTTCGAGTCGGTCGAATTCCTCATGACCGAGGTGGAGTTCGGCTGGCTCGTCCGCTCCGTCCACGCGTGGTCGGCCAACCTCATGATCCTCGTCCTCTTCGTCCACTTCTTCAGCGTGCTCTTCCTGAAATCCTACCGCCGGCCGAGGGAGATCACGTGGATGTCGGGTGTCGCGCTTCTCGCGCTCGCTCTCGCCTTCGGATTCACGGGCTACCTTCTCCCGTGGAACGAGCTTGCATTTTTCGCGACGCGGGTCGGGACGGAGATTCCGGGGGTGCTCCCCGTCGTGGGGCCTTTTTTGCGGACGCTCCTTCGCGGAGGAGAGGACGTCACCGGCGCCACGCTCACGCGCTTTTACGGCGTCCACGTGGCCATCCTGCCCGCGCTCACGACGGCGTTTCTCGGGCTCCACCTCTACCTGGTCCAGCGCCACGGGATGAGCGTGCCCGAGAGCGTGGCCCGGGAAGGGCGTCCTTTGCGGACGATCCCGTTCTTTCCGAATTTCCTCCTCCGCGACCTCGTCGGATGGCTTTCCGCGCTTGCCGTCCTCGCGGCGCTCGCGGCCTACTACCCCGTCGAGCTCGGCGAGAAGGCCGATCCCTTCGCCCCTGCGCCGGCCGGCATCCGCCCCGAGTGGTACTTCATGTTTCTTTTCCAGACGCTCAAGATGATCCCGAGCTACGTCGCGGGGATCGAAGGGGAAGTGCTCGGTGTCGTGGCGTTCGGTTTGGGCGGGCTTTTTCTCTTCGTGGTTCCGCTGCTCGACACCGAGCGTTCGGGGCGGCTGCGCTCGCTCGCTTTCCGGGCCTTCGGCGTCGCGCTGCTCGCCTACATGATCGCGCTCACGGCGATCGGTTACGTGGCGAGCCCGACGAAGTGA
- a CDS encoding cytochrome b6 → MEQDPSVLAIDRRRFLDWFLGTSVGALLVAIFYPVARYLVPPKVEESTALSVTLDIDPAEIAPNSGRIFRFGGRPGILVRTPSGELRAFSAVCTHLACIVQYRPDLSHIWCACHNGHFDLTGKNIAGPPPRPLEAFAVNVRGKQIVVSKAT, encoded by the coding sequence ATGGAACAGGACCCGAGCGTTCTTGCGATCGACCGGAGACGGTTCCTCGACTGGTTTCTCGGAACCAGCGTGGGGGCGCTTCTCGTCGCGATCTTCTATCCCGTCGCGCGCTACCTGGTCCCGCCGAAGGTCGAAGAGTCCACGGCTCTTTCCGTCACGCTCGACATCGACCCGGCCGAAATTGCCCCGAACTCGGGCCGCATCTTCCGCTTCGGTGGACGGCCGGGGATTCTCGTGCGAACGCCGAGCGGTGAACTTCGAGCCTTCTCCGCCGTGTGCACGCACCTTGCTTGCATCGTGCAGTACCGCCCCGACCTCTCGCACATCTGGTGCGCCTGCCACAACGGGCACTTCGACCTCACCGGGAAGAACATCGCGGGCCCGCCGCCCCGACCCCTCGAAGCCTTCGCCGTGAACGTGCGAGGCAAACAGATCGTCGTGAGCAAGGCGACCTGA